In the Leptolyngbya sp. SIO1E4 genome, one interval contains:
- the clpB gene encoding ATP-dependent chaperone ClpB: MQPTNPNQFTEKAWQAIVRTPEIAKAAKHQQIESEHLMQALLEQEGLAPSIFNKAEVNVQDLRDRTAEFVNKQPKISNSGGSVYLGHSLDQLLDRADGYRKEFGDEYISIEHLLLAYAKDDRFGQALFREFGLNEGKLQTLIEQVRGNQKVTDQNPEGKYEALEKYGRDLTELARQGKLDPVIGRDDEIRRTVQILSRRTKNNPVLIGEPGVGKTAIAEGLAQRIISGDVPESLRDRRIIALDMGALIAGAKYRGEFEERLKAVLKEVQESDGLRVLFIDEIHTVVGAGATQGAMDAGNLLKPMLARGELRCIGATTLDEYRKYLEKDAALERRFQQVFVDQPNIADTISILRGLKERYEVHHGVKIADNALVAAAVLSTRYISDRFLPDKAIDLVDEAAAKLKMEITSKPEELDEIDRKILQLEMERLSLKNETDAASLERLERLDKELANLKETQSSFNAQWQAEKDLIDNIQKLKEELDRVNIEIQQAERNYDLNRAAELKYGKLTDLQRQLETAEEKLENAQTSGQSLLREEVTDEDIAEIISKWTGIPVSKLVASEMEKLLHLEDELHQRVIGQDEAVTAVADAIQRSRAGLADPNRPIASFIFLGPTGVGKTELAKALASYMFDTEEAIVRIDMSEYMEKHAVARLIGAPPGYVGFEEGGQLTEAVRRRPYAVILFDEIEKAHPDVFNIMLQILDDGRLTDSQGRTVDFRNAVVIMTSNIGSQYILDVAGDDEKYDLMRDRVMDAMRSHFRPEFLNRVDELIIFHSLRQEQLREIVKLQIQRLEQRLSDRKMSLTLSDEALDWVAHVGFDPVYGARPLKRAIQKELETPIAKGILRGEFQNGDRIYADVENERLVFKRLAPELATV, encoded by the coding sequence ATGCAGCCAACTAACCCAAACCAATTTACTGAAAAGGCATGGCAAGCCATTGTCCGGACGCCGGAGATCGCCAAAGCAGCTAAGCACCAGCAGATTGAGAGTGAACATTTGATGCAAGCCCTGCTAGAACAGGAAGGGCTGGCACCTTCCATCTTCAACAAAGCAGAGGTGAATGTTCAAGATCTGCGCGATCGCACCGCAGAATTTGTCAACAAACAGCCTAAAATCAGCAACTCTGGCGGGTCAGTGTATTTAGGTCACAGTCTCGATCAGCTATTAGACCGGGCCGATGGCTATCGCAAAGAATTTGGCGATGAGTACATTTCTATCGAGCATCTGCTGCTGGCTTATGCTAAAGATGATCGCTTTGGGCAAGCCCTGTTTAGAGAATTTGGCCTGAATGAAGGTAAACTACAAACCCTCATTGAACAAGTGCGAGGCAATCAGAAGGTGACGGATCAGAACCCCGAAGGCAAGTATGAAGCCTTAGAGAAATATGGCCGCGACCTAACCGAACTCGCACGTCAGGGCAAGCTCGATCCTGTGATTGGTCGAGACGATGAGATTCGTCGCACGGTGCAAATTCTCTCTCGGCGAACGAAGAACAACCCGGTGCTGATTGGGGAACCTGGGGTCGGTAAAACGGCTATTGCTGAAGGGCTCGCCCAGCGCATCATTAGCGGAGATGTGCCAGAATCTCTACGAGATCGCCGCATCATTGCCCTGGACATGGGGGCACTGATTGCAGGTGCCAAGTATCGGGGTGAGTTTGAAGAACGCCTCAAAGCCGTTCTCAAAGAAGTTCAGGAATCTGACGGGCTCAGGGTGCTGTTCATCGACGAGATTCACACGGTAGTCGGCGCTGGCGCGACCCAAGGGGCGATGGATGCCGGTAACTTGCTGAAGCCGATGCTGGCGCGGGGCGAACTCCGCTGCATTGGGGCTACTACCCTGGATGAGTACCGCAAGTATCTGGAAAAAGATGCTGCCTTAGAGCGTCGCTTTCAGCAGGTATTTGTGGATCAGCCCAACATCGCAGACACCATTTCTATTCTGCGAGGGCTCAAGGAGCGTTATGAAGTCCACCACGGGGTCAAGATTGCCGACAATGCCCTGGTTGCTGCAGCGGTGCTGTCAACCCGCTACATCAGCGATCGCTTCTTGCCCGATAAAGCGATCGACCTGGTAGATGAGGCCGCCGCCAAGCTCAAAATGGAAATCACCTCTAAACCTGAGGAGTTGGACGAAATCGACCGCAAAATCCTGCAGCTTGAAATGGAGCGTCTGTCCCTCAAAAACGAGACCGACGCGGCGTCTCTAGAACGGCTAGAGCGATTGGATAAAGAACTGGCAAACTTGAAGGAAACCCAGTCCAGTTTCAATGCCCAATGGCAGGCCGAAAAAGACCTGATTGACAACATCCAAAAGCTGAAGGAAGAACTAGATCGCGTCAATATTGAAATTCAGCAGGCGGAGCGTAACTATGATTTGAATCGAGCCGCTGAACTCAAGTACGGCAAGCTCACCGACCTACAACGACAACTAGAAACAGCTGAAGAAAAGCTGGAAAATGCTCAAACCAGCGGTCAGTCGCTTCTGCGAGAAGAGGTCACTGATGAAGATATTGCCGAAATCATCTCCAAATGGACAGGGATCCCCGTTAGCAAGCTGGTGGCTTCAGAAATGGAGAAACTGCTGCACCTGGAGGACGAACTACATCAGCGGGTGATTGGTCAAGATGAAGCGGTCACAGCAGTAGCAGATGCCATCCAACGATCGCGGGCTGGTCTGGCTGACCCCAATCGCCCCATCGCCAGCTTCATTTTTCTCGGCCCTACTGGGGTCGGTAAGACGGAACTGGCCAAGGCGCTGGCGTCTTACATGTTTGATACGGAAGAGGCGATCGTCCGTATTGACATGTCGGAATACATGGAAAAGCACGCCGTTGCTCGCCTGATTGGGGCACCGCCTGGATATGTGGGCTTTGAGGAGGGGGGCCAGCTTACAGAAGCCGTTCGTCGTCGACCTTATGCGGTCATCCTCTTCGATGAAATCGAGAAAGCTCACCCGGATGTGTTCAACATCATGCTGCAAATCCTGGATGATGGTCGCCTGACCGATTCTCAAGGGCGTACGGTGGATTTCCGCAATGCGGTGGTGATCATGACTAGCAATATCGGCTCCCAGTACATTCTGGATGTGGCGGGGGATGATGAAAAGTACGACCTCATGCGCGATCGCGTCATGGATGCCATGCGCTCTCATTTCCGCCCTGAATTCCTCAACCGGGTCGATGAGCTAATTATCTTCCACAGCCTGCGCCAAGAGCAGCTACGGGAAATCGTGAAGCTACAGATCCAACGGCTGGAACAACGCCTCTCTGACCGCAAGATGTCTCTCACCCTCTCTGATGAGGCACTAGACTGGGTGGCTCACGTAGGCTTCGACCCTGTCTATGGGGCTCGTCCACTGAAGCGAGCCATTCAGAAGGAACTAGAAACCCCCATCGCGAAGGGCATCTTACGGGGCGAATTTCAGAACGGAGATCGCATCTATGCTGATGTGGAGAACGAGCGTTTGGTCTTTAAGCGCCTAGCCCCCGAACTCGCAACGGTATAG
- a CDS encoding NAD(P)/FAD-dependent oxidoreductase, translated as MAVDYDLVILGGTQEGYEAAQQAIQRGARVALVLNGLDGRRSPLQTLGALWTTRAPHLVCPSPESPKTSWQWAIQRATLIADVLANEDPEQLMVQGVDVIAETGQLISDRPLQVETSSRRLTTRAVVLATGSTPRLPAIPGLNSVLHETPEAFLQRESLPQSVAILGNTPIALMLCQLLCRWDIPVTLLTPNAPLLSQEDPDVSRWITAQLQAESAQLRLGADVNEIVATDSAITLHLPNETVTAETLILATASTPNLAGITLNKLLERDRPLPVNSYLQTRHPRVYACGSVLGGEGMVAIARQEARIAVENALFWNRRRIDYCTLPYGLLTQPEMARVGLTEPQARQRYREDELLIHRQPLYDNPKAQWLDSTIGFCKLIAHRNGQLLGVHGVGPEATEWVQTLALLMVQKVPWSAICHYPTLPHSLSEVLRQTTQQWERDRWQPGKWRRDWAENWFNWRRSC; from the coding sequence ATGGCTGTTGACTATGATCTGGTCATTTTAGGGGGCACCCAAGAAGGATATGAAGCCGCTCAGCAGGCTATCCAACGGGGCGCTAGGGTTGCCCTAGTCCTTAACGGCCTAGACGGACGGCGATCGCCGTTGCAAACTCTTGGAGCCCTGTGGACAACCCGTGCTCCTCACCTGGTATGTCCCTCTCCAGAGAGCCCTAAAACTAGCTGGCAATGGGCTATCCAACGCGCTACCTTAATCGCCGATGTCCTGGCTAATGAGGATCCTGAACAACTGATGGTGCAAGGGGTCGATGTGATTGCTGAAACGGGGCAGTTAATCAGCGATCGCCCCCTACAGGTGGAAACATCCTCACGCCGCTTAACAACCCGAGCCGTGGTGCTAGCTACGGGCAGTACCCCCCGTTTGCCTGCCATTCCAGGCCTGAATTCAGTCCTCCATGAAACACCGGAAGCTTTCCTACAGCGGGAAAGCTTGCCACAATCTGTGGCTATTTTAGGCAACACCCCCATCGCCCTGATGCTCTGTCAACTCCTCTGCCGCTGGGACATCCCAGTCACTCTGTTGACCCCTAATGCCCCCTTATTAAGCCAAGAAGACCCCGACGTCTCGCGCTGGATAACGGCACAGTTGCAGGCAGAAAGCGCACAGCTACGACTAGGGGCTGACGTAAACGAAATCGTAGCGACCGACTCAGCCATTACCCTCCATCTGCCCAATGAAACGGTCACGGCAGAAACCCTCATCCTTGCCACAGCCTCGACCCCTAATCTTGCTGGGATCACCCTCAACAAGCTGCTGGAGCGCGATCGCCCCCTGCCGGTCAACTCATATTTGCAAACTCGCCATCCTCGCGTTTATGCCTGTGGGTCAGTACTCGGGGGAGAAGGGATGGTTGCGATCGCCCGGCAAGAAGCTCGCATTGCGGTCGAAAATGCCCTGTTCTGGAACCGCCGCCGCATTGATTACTGCACCCTTCCCTATGGCTTGCTGACCCAGCCCGAAATGGCCCGAGTGGGTTTAACAGAACCCCAGGCCAGGCAACGCTATCGAGAAGATGAACTCCTGATCCATCGGCAGCCCCTTTATGACAATCCAAAAGCACAGTGGCTAGACTCTACCATCGGGTTTTGCAAACTTATTGCTCACCGCAACGGTCAATTGCTTGGGGTACACGGTGTTGGCCCTGAGGCCACGGAGTGGGTCCAAACCCTGGCGTTGCTCATGGTGCAAAAAGTGCCTTGGTCTGCCATCTGCCACTATCCCACCCTGCCCCACAGCCTCAGCGAGGTTCTGCGACAAACGACTCAGCAGTGGGAGCGAGATCGCTGGCAACCGGGTAAATGGCGGCGCGACTGGGCCGAAAACTGGTTCAACTGGCGACGCAGCTGCTAA
- a CDS encoding glycosyltransferase family 2 protein: MFSIYILTYNEELDIAACIESALLSDDVIVVDSCSRDRTVEIASQYPVRVVEHAFESHGKQRTWMLENIPAKYDWAYILEADERMTPALFQECLDIIQAPEHVGYYAAERVMFMERWIKHSTQYPRYQLRLLQLGKVWFTDYGHTEREVYEGSTGFLQETYPHYTCGKGLSRWIEKHNRYSTDEAEETLHQLESGRIEWKTLFFGNTEVTRRRALKNLSLRLPLRPLVRWFYMYFILGGWRDGEAGFAWCTLQAFYEYLIVLKVKELKHQRGQMLPTPPPLPPQGLPTINPTLAEHQ, encoded by the coding sequence ATGTTTTCGATTTACATCCTGACTTACAACGAAGAATTGGATATTGCTGCGTGTATTGAGTCAGCCCTACTCTCCGATGACGTCATCGTGGTGGACTCTTGCAGTCGCGATCGCACCGTTGAAATTGCCTCTCAATATCCTGTTCGCGTCGTTGAGCATGCCTTCGAAAGCCATGGCAAACAGCGCACCTGGATGCTCGAAAACATTCCCGCCAAATATGACTGGGCCTACATTTTGGAAGCAGATGAGCGGATGACCCCGGCGTTGTTCCAAGAATGTCTAGACATCATTCAGGCCCCTGAACATGTCGGCTACTACGCGGCTGAACGGGTCATGTTCATGGAGCGGTGGATTAAGCACAGCACTCAATATCCCCGATACCAGCTGCGTCTGCTACAGCTGGGCAAAGTCTGGTTTACAGACTACGGTCATACTGAGCGCGAAGTCTATGAAGGGTCAACGGGCTTTTTGCAAGAGACGTACCCCCATTACACCTGTGGTAAAGGGCTCAGCCGCTGGATCGAAAAACACAACCGTTACTCTACCGATGAAGCGGAAGAAACCTTACACCAGTTAGAATCAGGCCGCATTGAATGGAAGACCCTATTCTTTGGGAACACCGAAGTCACCCGTCGCCGCGCCCTGAAAAACCTGTCCCTGCGTTTGCCGTTGCGCCCTCTCGTACGCTGGTTTTACATGTATTTCATTCTGGGAGGCTGGCGCGACGGGGAGGCTGGCTTTGCCTGGTGCACCCTCCAAGCCTTTTACGAATACCTGATTGTGTTGAAGGTCAAGGAACTCAAGCATCAACGGGGGCAGATGCTACCCACCCCACCACCGTTACCCCCTCAAGGTCTACCCACCATCAACCCGACGCTGGCGGAACATCAGTAA
- a CDS encoding peptide ABC transporter substrate-binding protein: MIGRHQYFPWLLGTGLVCCTLLAGACSQSSTDPVASEVTDAATAERDQTTLRMLYSRAPVTLNPHLATGVQDFEAGRIVLEPLATADEAGELTPILAAEIPTPENGGVAPDGKSVTWKLRSDVQWSDGTPFTAEDVVFTFAFVSNPQVGAATDQYYDAVESVEAIDEHTIQVTFKEVMAAWQIPFTGQTGVILPQHIFESANGADAREAPVNLTPVGTGPYQVATFQPGTIVYEPNPNYRDRPPTFERVELVGGMAPYAAARAVLRTGEADFAHNLQVKVTDLQELQAEGKGVVMTVFGGLVERIMLNPTNPFAKTPAGERSSLAALHPFLSDRRVRQAIAYAIDRDTLTEELYGFTGRPTGQLLVAPQFYANPGTVLYEYDLEKANALLDEAGWVDTNDNGIRDRDGVEMEVLFQTSVNPVRQKTQALVKDSLQQIGIDVEIKRVRVDDFFSADPTQTNSINHFYADMQTYTTGNDHPDPTIYLSWWTCDQIASQANQWQKPNNARYCNPEYDALWTASKQTFNPEKRAALFQEMDALLAEDVAVIPIVHRAIANGVSKTLTGIEPTPWDANTWDIAQWQRTPSENEPEAEE, from the coding sequence ATGATCGGTCGGCATCAATATTTCCCTTGGTTACTTGGAACTGGACTCGTTTGTTGCACCCTGCTTGCAGGGGCCTGTAGCCAATCGTCTACAGATCCTGTGGCCTCTGAAGTCACAGATGCAGCGACAGCCGAGCGGGATCAGACAACACTGCGGATGCTTTACAGCCGGGCACCGGTGACCTTGAATCCCCATTTAGCGACCGGGGTACAAGACTTTGAAGCCGGGCGCATCGTGTTAGAACCCCTGGCAACTGCCGATGAAGCTGGAGAACTGACGCCAATTTTGGCAGCAGAGATCCCTACCCCTGAAAATGGCGGGGTTGCGCCGGATGGCAAATCTGTCACTTGGAAACTCCGATCCGATGTTCAATGGTCTGATGGAACTCCCTTCACTGCAGAGGATGTGGTCTTCACCTTTGCCTTTGTCAGTAATCCTCAAGTTGGAGCCGCAACGGATCAGTATTACGACGCAGTAGAGTCAGTTGAAGCCATAGATGAGCACACGATACAAGTCACTTTTAAAGAAGTCATGGCAGCCTGGCAAATTCCTTTTACCGGGCAAACTGGGGTGATTTTACCCCAGCACATTTTTGAATCCGCCAATGGTGCAGATGCCCGCGAAGCCCCTGTCAACCTGACGCCTGTGGGCACTGGCCCCTATCAGGTGGCGACATTTCAACCCGGAACGATAGTGTACGAGCCTAATCCTAACTATCGCGATCGCCCCCCAACCTTCGAACGGGTTGAACTGGTTGGTGGCATGGCTCCTTATGCCGCGGCTCGCGCAGTTTTAAGGACCGGAGAAGCTGATTTTGCCCATAACTTGCAGGTGAAAGTGACTGATCTGCAGGAACTGCAAGCTGAGGGCAAAGGCGTTGTCATGACCGTTTTTGGGGGATTAGTCGAGCGCATCATGCTAAACCCAACCAATCCGTTTGCAAAAACCCCCGCCGGAGAACGCTCTAGTTTAGCTGCGCTGCATCCCTTTCTGAGTGATAGACGCGTCCGGCAGGCGATCGCCTACGCCATTGATCGCGACACCTTAACTGAAGAACTCTATGGCTTTACTGGACGCCCGACCGGGCAGCTCCTGGTTGCTCCTCAGTTTTACGCTAATCCCGGAACCGTCCTTTACGAATATGACTTAGAAAAAGCCAATGCCTTGTTAGATGAAGCGGGTTGGGTAGATACCAATGACAACGGTATCCGCGATCGCGACGGGGTAGAAATGGAAGTCCTGTTTCAAACCTCAGTCAACCCAGTCCGCCAAAAGACCCAAGCATTAGTAAAAGACAGCCTCCAGCAAATTGGGATTGATGTGGAGATTAAACGGGTACGGGTAGACGATTTTTTCTCGGCTGATCCAACCCAGACCAACAGCATCAATCACTTTTACGCAGATATGCAAACCTATACCACCGGGAATGACCATCCCGACCCCACCATTTATCTAAGCTGGTGGACCTGCGATCAAATCGCTAGTCAGGCTAACCAGTGGCAGAAGCCCAATAATGCCCGCTACTGCAACCCTGAGTACGACGCATTGTGGACTGCCTCCAAACAAACATTCAATCCCGAAAAACGGGCAGCTTTATTTCAAGAGATGGATGCCCTATTAGCCGAAGATGTAGCGGTCATTCCCATTGTCCATCGGGCGATCGCAAATGGGGTGAGCAAAACCTTAACGGGGATAGAACCGACCCCCTGGGACGCTAACACCTGGGACATTGCCCAGTGGCAACGCACCCCTTCCGAAAACGAGCCCGAAGCAGAAGAATGA
- a CDS encoding RNA-binding protein produces MSIYVGNLSYEVTEADLTAAFSEHGTVKRVQLPTDRETGRMRGFGFVEMETEAEEQSAIEALDGASWMGRDMRVNKARPRTNNRNSSFGGGGRRDNYSRSY; encoded by the coding sequence ATGTCCATTTATGTAGGTAACCTTTCCTATGAGGTTACGGAGGCAGACCTAACCGCAGCCTTTTCGGAGCATGGTACTGTCAAGCGTGTCCAACTTCCTACTGATCGTGAAACTGGCCGCATGCGCGGCTTTGGTTTTGTTGAGATGGAAACGGAAGCCGAAGAACAGAGTGCCATTGAAGCATTAGATGGTGCCTCCTGGATGGGGCGCGACATGCGGGTAAACAAAGCAAGACCCCGTACTAATAACAGAAACTCCTCTTTTGGAGGCGGTGGTCGTCGCGATAACTACTCTCGCAGCTACTAA
- a CDS encoding YjbQ family protein: protein MTATAITRHYQKVLDLQTRGKSLQRFTQQVQGAVSESGITTGLCTVFIRHTSASLIIQENADPDVLVDLESFLAKLVPEQAYYVHSTEGPDDMPAHIRSVLTSTSENIPVVNGRLALGTWQGIYLWEHRSRGHHREVVIHVMGS from the coding sequence ATGACTGCTACTGCCATCACCCGGCATTATCAAAAAGTTCTTGACCTCCAGACTCGAGGAAAATCACTGCAACGCTTTACGCAGCAAGTTCAAGGGGCCGTGAGTGAATCGGGTATCACCACGGGTCTCTGTACCGTGTTTATCCGTCACACCTCGGCGAGTCTCATCATTCAAGAGAACGCAGATCCAGATGTACTGGTTGATTTGGAGTCATTTTTGGCCAAGCTGGTGCCGGAGCAGGCCTATTACGTGCACAGCACTGAAGGGCCAGATGATATGCCCGCGCATATTCGGTCTGTTCTGACCAGCACCTCTGAAAATATCCCGGTGGTTAACGGTCGATTGGCATTGGGTACTTGGCAAGGCATTTATCTGTGGGAGCACAGATCGCGGGGGCACCATCGCGAAGTCGTTATACATGTGATGGGCAGCTAG
- the era gene encoding GTPase Era: MTDASEFSVIPTSPPGLRSGFVGIVGRPNVGKSTLMNYLIGQKVAITSPTAQTTRNRLRGILTTDAAQIIFVDTPGIHKPHHELGKVLVHNARTAIASVDLVLFVVDGSVPAGRGDLFIADLLSQQTPPVFLGLNKIDLRSPDTAAEITASYQAIAAERGWPLWEFSAATGAGIADLQSQLIQGLEPGPYYYPPDLVTDQPERFIMGELIREQILYHTRQEVPHSVAIAIDRVEEDVAITRILATIHVERDSQKGILIGKRGTMLKVIGSAARQQMQKLITGKVYLELFVKVEPKWRQSRTRLAELGYQREE, from the coding sequence ATGACTGACGCATCTGAATTCTCAGTGATCCCAACCTCACCACCGGGGTTGCGCTCCGGTTTCGTTGGTATTGTCGGGCGGCCCAATGTGGGCAAATCGACTCTGATGAATTATCTGATTGGGCAAAAGGTTGCGATTACCTCTCCTACGGCTCAAACTACCCGCAACCGTCTGCGAGGTATTCTCACCACTGATGCAGCCCAAATTATTTTCGTAGATACCCCAGGTATCCATAAGCCTCACCACGAGCTAGGGAAAGTATTGGTGCATAATGCCCGTACTGCAATTGCTTCTGTTGACCTGGTGCTGTTTGTGGTGGATGGCTCTGTACCTGCCGGACGAGGGGATCTGTTCATTGCCGATCTCTTAAGCCAGCAAACCCCTCCAGTCTTTTTGGGCCTCAACAAAATTGATCTGCGATCGCCAGATACCGCCGCAGAAATTACGGCAAGTTATCAAGCGATTGCAGCAGAGCGCGGATGGCCTCTCTGGGAATTCTCGGCAGCCACCGGCGCGGGCATTGCTGATTTACAGTCTCAACTCATTCAGGGGTTAGAGCCTGGCCCTTACTACTACCCGCCGGATTTGGTGACGGATCAGCCCGAGCGTTTCATTATGGGGGAACTCATTCGAGAGCAAATTCTCTACCATACGCGCCAAGAAGTTCCCCATTCTGTGGCGATCGCGATCGACCGTGTAGAAGAGGACGTTGCCATTACCCGTATCCTGGCAACGATCCACGTTGAGCGCGACTCCCAAAAAGGGATTTTGATCGGCAAGCGAGGCACCATGCTGAAGGTGATTGGCAGTGCTGCCCGTCAGCAGATGCAGAAGCTTATTACCGGCAAAGTGTATCTAGAACTATTCGTCAAGGTAGAGCCTAAATGGCGGCAGTCTCGTACCCGCCTGGCTGAACTGGGTTATCAGCGAGAAGAATAG
- a CDS encoding DUF4281 domain-containing protein translates to MLLPTAEDLDRIFQVANLFVLPFWALMVLLPNWQVTRRVMQSYIPFAALASLYVYLFATLDGSILEAFSDPQLELSSLAGMFANSQVMATGWVHFLVMDLFVGRWIYLQGQENGVFTRHSLAFCLFAGPLGLLTHFITDAITQRFFQSAPENTPSETTAV, encoded by the coding sequence ATGCTTTTGCCCACCGCTGAAGACCTGGATCGGATTTTTCAAGTTGCGAATCTATTTGTATTACCCTTTTGGGCACTGATGGTGCTGCTGCCCAACTGGCAAGTGACCCGACGGGTGATGCAGTCTTACATTCCGTTTGCAGCCCTGGCTAGTTTGTATGTTTATCTGTTTGCAACCCTGGACGGCAGCATTTTAGAAGCGTTTTCAGATCCTCAACTCGAGTTGAGCAGTTTGGCTGGAATGTTCGCCAATTCTCAAGTAATGGCAACAGGGTGGGTGCACTTTTTGGTGATGGATCTGTTTGTCGGGCGCTGGATTTATTTACAGGGTCAAGAAAATGGCGTCTTTACCCGTCATTCTTTAGCATTTTGCTTATTTGCAGGGCCTCTAGGGTTACTGACCCACTTCATCACCGATGCGATTACCCAGCGCTTTTTTCAATCTGCGCCTGAAAATACCCCGTCAGAAACGACTGCTGTATAA
- a CDS encoding peptide ABC transporter substrate-binding protein, protein MVLSGLSPFLRIRRAFSRRQWRSLIQFGALVGVCLALVVACGGSPTPEANPTGETTSANGNGRVTIGTTLTARTLDPADAYEIFPGILLHNLGDQLYAYEPGTTELVPQLAAEMPTVSDDGLTYVIPLREDVTFHDGTPFNAEAMAFSIQRFMENGGRPAFLLAERIESVEATGDSELTITLNTPFAAFTALMTFWGVTPVLPDAYEIAEGSFVPDSFIGTGPYKLASFSSDAIKLDVNEDYWGETPANEGIDIQIFTSPANLYNTFQTGGIDVAYQTLDPDQIAALERDADSGGWQVIEAGTTVVNYMSLNQKIEPLNDVRVRQAIAAMIDRNLVNERVFQGQAEPLYSLIPTSFDVYEPVLQQAYGDGDFAMAEELLREAGFSESNPFTFEIWYPSASTTREIVASTLKESFETGLPGLVTVTVQTAESATLWGNIDKGVYPAVLANWYPDYYDVDTFVQPFMSCDEGSEETLCEEGASQGNGSFYYSDKANDLIVAQSTEQDPEARKQIFKEIQTLLKEDVPYIPLWQNKDYVFAQSGVAGVAIQPTQQFLLWQISKES, encoded by the coding sequence ATGGTTTTGTCTGGTCTGTCTCCCTTTCTGCGTATCCGCCGCGCTTTTTCTCGTCGGCAATGGCGATCGCTCATACAGTTTGGTGCATTGGTGGGCGTCTGCCTAGCTCTGGTTGTGGCCTGTGGCGGCAGCCCCACCCCAGAGGCCAATCCGACTGGAGAAACGACCAGCGCCAACGGCAACGGGCGCGTCACCATCGGTACGACCCTAACGGCTCGCACTTTGGATCCTGCTGATGCCTACGAAATTTTTCCGGGAATTTTGTTGCACAATCTGGGGGATCAGCTCTATGCCTACGAACCTGGCACTACTGAGTTGGTTCCCCAACTTGCGGCAGAGATGCCTACGGTGAGTGACGACGGTCTGACGTATGTGATTCCGCTGCGGGAGGATGTCACCTTCCATGATGGCACCCCCTTTAATGCGGAAGCGATGGCTTTTTCCATTCAGCGTTTTATGGAAAATGGCGGGCGTCCGGCTTTCTTGCTGGCAGAAAGAATTGAATCTGTGGAAGCGACAGGCGATTCTGAGCTGACGATTACCCTCAATACCCCCTTTGCTGCGTTCACGGCTTTGATGACCTTTTGGGGGGTGACCCCCGTGCTGCCGGATGCCTACGAAATTGCTGAAGGCAGTTTTGTCCCAGACAGTTTTATTGGCACGGGTCCTTACAAGTTGGCCTCTTTTAGCAGCGATGCCATCAAGCTAGATGTCAACGAAGACTATTGGGGCGAAACGCCTGCAAACGAGGGCATTGACATTCAAATCTTCACCAGTCCGGCCAACCTCTACAACACCTTTCAAACGGGTGGGATTGATGTCGCCTATCAGACTTTAGACCCTGACCAAATTGCAGCCCTGGAGCGGGATGCTGACTCGGGTGGTTGGCAGGTGATTGAAGCCGGAACCACCGTGGTCAATTATATGAGTCTCAACCAGAAAATTGAGCCGTTGAATGACGTCCGGGTACGGCAGGCGATCGCGGCCATGATTGATCGCAACCTGGTCAACGAGCGCGTCTTTCAAGGGCAGGCAGAGCCGCTCTATAGTCTTATTCCCACCAGCTTTGATGTCTACGAGCCTGTGTTGCAACAAGCCTACGGCGATGGCGATTTTGCAATGGCAGAGGAACTGCTGCGAGAAGCGGGCTTCTCTGAAAGTAACCCCTTTACGTTTGAGATCTGGTATCCCTCAGCGTCAACCACTCGGGAAATTGTGGCCAGTACGCTGAAAGAGTCCTTTGAAACAGGGCTACCTGGACTGGTCACCGTCACGGTACAAACCGCTGAAAGTGCCACCCTCTGGGGCAATATCGATAAAGGAGTTTATCCGGCTGTCCTTGCGAACTGGTATCCCGATTACTACGACGTGGATACCTTTGTGCAGCCCTTCATGAGTTGTGATGAAGGCTCCGAAGAAACCCTCTGCGAAGAAGGTGCGAGCCAGGGAAATGGATCTTTCTACTACAGCGATAAAGCCAACGACCTGATTGTTGCCCAAAGTACAGAACAAGATCCTGAAGCCCGCAAACAAATCTTCAAAGAGATTCAGACCTTACTTAAGGAAGACGTTCCCTACATTCCGCTTTGGCAAAATAAGGACTACGTTTTTGCCCAATCTGGGGTTGCAGGGGTTGCCATTCAACCCACTCAGCAGTTTTTGCTATGGCAAATTAGTAAAGAAAGCTAG